One stretch of Halobaculum marinum DNA includes these proteins:
- a CDS encoding amidohydrolase family protein: MLELEHGFRVVDVHARLDPDDGAVVASRGREVSPERLQREMHQAGVVQSAVAPGSRPAGEGYLRANNAVARLSVDRPFCAFARLNGPRDPGESPVSRLRNLAAAPADHHTDPGDVEQYAYDSRLHGFVLDPVNDGLPTEETLEQVADAGEPVLVHGGRGFPPSAVADALLEYGFPVILSSFGGYPLDRALMGEAMELLDSYDHLYLDTAFVRFRDVLETGLLEHPDRVMFGSGAPDTHPDVGVMEVLTLDVSEDLLDRALSKNAARVIEGLAPGADA, encoded by the coding sequence ATGCTGGAACTGGAGCACGGGTTCCGCGTCGTCGACGTGCACGCCCGGCTCGACCCCGACGACGGGGCGGTCGTCGCCTCGCGCGGGCGAGAGGTCTCGCCCGAACGCCTCCAGCGGGAGATGCACCAGGCGGGCGTCGTGCAGTCGGCGGTCGCGCCCGGGTCTCGCCCCGCCGGCGAGGGGTACCTCCGGGCGAACAACGCGGTCGCGCGCCTCTCGGTCGACCGGCCGTTTTGCGCGTTCGCGCGGCTGAACGGGCCGCGCGACCCCGGCGAGTCGCCCGTCTCGCGCCTGCGGAACCTCGCGGCGGCGCCCGCCGACCACCACACCGACCCCGGCGACGTCGAGCAGTACGCCTACGACAGCCGCCTCCACGGCTTCGTGCTCGACCCCGTGAACGACGGCCTCCCGACCGAAGAGACGCTCGAACAGGTGGCGGACGCCGGGGAGCCGGTGCTCGTCCACGGGGGCCGGGGGTTCCCACCGAGCGCCGTCGCGGACGCGCTCTTGGAGTACGGGTTCCCCGTGATCCTCTCGTCGTTCGGTGGCTACCCGCTCGACCGCGCGCTGATGGGGGAGGCGATGGAGCTGCTCGACTCCTACGACCACCTCTACCTCGACACAGCGTTCGTCCGCTTCCGCGACGTGCTGGAGACGGGGCTGCTCGAACACCCGGACCGCGTCATGTTCGGCTCGGGTGCCCCGGACACGCACCCGGACGTGGGCGTGATGGAGGTGCTGACGCTCGACGTGTCCGAGGACCTGCTCGACCGCGCGCTGTCGAAGAACGCCGCGCGGGTCATCGAGGGACTCGCTCCCGGCGCAGACGCGTAG
- the thsA gene encoding thermosome subunit alpha — MQQPLYILAESTQRTSGLDARRSNVAAGRAVASAVRTTLGPRGMDKMLVDSSGEVVVTNDGATILKEMDIEHPAAQMLVEVAESQEAEVGDGTTTAAVLAGELLARAEDLLDDDVHATAVVEGYHEALRLALDAVDGMLVEGAVDRDVLLTVAESAMTGKGTGDIATHVLAEIVVDAVLQVADDDRRVDRDDIRVFTRTGASAAATELVRGVVFEKEPANDNMPREVTDATVAVLDMKLDVRSGEVDTEYTITSVEQLDAALSAEDAERRAIAESLTDAGVDVVFCSKKISDPVAAYLADAGILAFSNVKKSDARAFARATGARRLGTLDGMESSDLGTAASVRVEKQSGDDVVFVEGSDDSRTVTLYVRGSTDHVVDETERAIDDALGVVVAAHEDGEIVPGAGAVEIAIADRLRAGANAVTGRKALAVEAFADAVDAIPRTLAENAGLDPIDALVDLRARHDRDGVAGIVIDGPSVEITNPTDEHVVDPAAVKREALESATEAATMILRIDDVIAAN, encoded by the coding sequence ATGCAGCAGCCCCTCTACATCCTGGCGGAGTCGACCCAGCGCACCAGCGGTCTCGACGCCCGACGGTCGAACGTCGCCGCCGGACGGGCCGTAGCCAGCGCGGTCCGAACGACACTCGGGCCGCGCGGCATGGACAAGATGCTCGTCGACTCCTCGGGTGAGGTCGTCGTCACCAACGACGGCGCGACGATCCTCAAGGAGATGGACATCGAGCACCCCGCCGCCCAGATGCTCGTCGAGGTGGCCGAGTCCCAGGAGGCCGAAGTCGGTGACGGCACGACGACGGCGGCCGTCCTCGCGGGCGAACTCCTCGCGCGCGCAGAGGACCTCCTCGACGACGACGTCCACGCGACCGCCGTGGTCGAGGGCTACCACGAGGCGCTCCGCCTCGCGCTCGACGCCGTCGACGGGATGCTCGTCGAGGGCGCCGTCGACCGCGACGTTCTCCTCACGGTCGCCGAGTCCGCGATGACGGGCAAGGGAACCGGCGACATCGCGACCCACGTGCTCGCCGAAATCGTCGTCGACGCCGTCCTCCAGGTCGCCGACGACGACCGCCGCGTCGACCGCGACGACATCCGCGTGTTCACCCGCACGGGCGCCTCCGCGGCGGCCACGGAACTGGTCCGCGGCGTCGTCTTCGAGAAGGAACCCGCCAACGACAACATGCCCCGCGAGGTGACGGACGCGACCGTCGCCGTCCTCGACATGAAGCTCGACGTGCGCTCGGGTGAAGTCGACACGGAGTACACGATCACCTCCGTCGAGCAGCTCGACGCCGCCCTCTCCGCCGAGGACGCCGAGCGCCGCGCGATCGCCGAGTCCCTCACTGACGCCGGCGTCGACGTGGTGTTCTGCTCGAAGAAGATCAGCGACCCCGTCGCCGCCTACCTCGCGGACGCGGGCATCCTCGCGTTCTCGAACGTGAAGAAGTCCGACGCCCGCGCGTTCGCCCGCGCCACCGGCGCCCGCCGCCTCGGGACGCTCGACGGCATGGAGTCGAGCGACCTCGGCACCGCCGCCTCGGTCCGCGTCGAGAAGCAGTCCGGCGACGACGTGGTGTTCGTCGAGGGCAGCGACGACTCCCGTACCGTGACGCTGTACGTGCGCGGCTCGACCGACCACGTGGTCGACGAGACCGAGCGCGCCATCGACGACGCCCTCGGCGTGGTCGTGGCGGCCCACGAGGACGGTGAAATCGTGCCCGGCGCCGGCGCCGTGGAGATCGCGATCGCCGACCGCCTCCGCGCGGGCGCCAACGCCGTGACCGGTCGCAAGGCCCTCGCGGTCGAGGCGTTCGCTGACGCGGTCGACGCAATCCCGCGCACGCTCGCGGAGAACGCCGGCCTCGACCCCATCGACGCGCTGGTCGACCTGCGCGCCCGCCACGACCGCGACGGCGTCGCCGGCATCGTGATCGACGGGCCGTCCGTCGAGATCACGAACCCGACCGACGAGCACGTGGTCGACCCCGCGGCCGTCAAGCGCGAGGCGCTCGAGTCCGCTACTGAGGCGGCGACGATGATCCTCCGCATCGACGACGTCATCGCGGCGAACTGA
- a CDS encoding APC family permease produces MGETSDDGRLGLFGAVSISVGGMIGGGVFAVLGVVATIAGAASWAAFTLASLVSLCVAYSYLKLNAMGDNRGGSVSQLEEYLDDASVAGMVGWTLLVGYVGAMAMYAYAFGSFSVALTPPSLVDAVPLGEGLLRPVFSVLAVVLFVVLNVLGARATGLSEEVLVVAKVAVLLAFGGLGLWYGVQQGSMEYGFEQIRSVTPVVMATAVSFVSFQGWQLLMYDQDSIRDVETTLPRAIYASILITILVDGLIAVVVTSLAAPDVIQQHPERALALAVEPVVGGIGFTVVAVAALFSTGSAINGTLFSAANFAKGMVGDGLLPDETGRASADGAPQRTVLLLGVVAAVFTAYGSLDAITSFGSLAFMSVFGAMCALAVSERDHESVHPLPPAVGAVGCAAFAVLLGVHLWNAERGTFWAVLLLAVAVHAVELLYFERESIVDGVEHAEDLLVPGSG; encoded by the coding sequence ATGGGTGAGACCTCCGACGACGGACGACTCGGGTTGTTCGGAGCGGTCTCGATCTCAGTGGGCGGCATGATCGGCGGCGGCGTGTTCGCCGTGCTCGGGGTGGTGGCGACCATCGCGGGCGCCGCCTCGTGGGCGGCGTTCACGCTCGCGAGCCTCGTGTCGCTGTGTGTGGCGTACTCGTACCTCAAGCTGAACGCGATGGGCGACAACCGCGGCGGGTCGGTGTCGCAACTGGAGGAGTACCTCGACGACGCCTCCGTCGCGGGGATGGTGGGCTGGACGCTCCTCGTGGGGTACGTCGGCGCGATGGCGATGTACGCGTACGCGTTCGGGAGTTTCTCGGTCGCGTTGACGCCGCCGTCGCTGGTCGACGCGGTCCCGCTCGGTGAGGGGCTGTTGCGGCCGGTGTTCTCCGTGCTCGCGGTCGTGCTGTTCGTCGTGTTGAACGTCCTCGGCGCCCGCGCGACGGGTCTCTCCGAGGAGGTGCTGGTGGTCGCGAAGGTCGCCGTGTTGCTCGCGTTCGGCGGACTCGGCCTCTGGTACGGCGTCCAGCAAGGGTCGATGGAGTACGGATTCGAGCAGATCCGCAGCGTCACGCCGGTCGTGATGGCGACGGCGGTGTCGTTCGTCTCCTTCCAAGGGTGGCAACTGCTCATGTACGACCAGGACAGCATCCGGGACGTGGAGACGACGCTCCCGCGTGCCATCTACGCGTCTATCCTGATCACCATCCTCGTCGACGGACTGATCGCGGTCGTCGTCACCAGCCTCGCAGCGCCCGACGTGATCCAGCAACACCCAGAGCGGGCGCTGGCACTGGCCGTCGAACCGGTGGTCGGCGGGATCGGGTTCACCGTCGTCGCGGTCGCGGCGCTGTTCTCGACGGGGTCGGCGATCAACGGGACGCTGTTCTCGGCGGCCAACTTCGCGAAGGGGATGGTGGGCGACGGACTGCTCCCCGACGAGACGGGGCGAGCGAGCGCCGACGGCGCGCCACAGCGGACGGTCCTCCTCCTCGGCGTCGTCGCGGCGGTGTTCACCGCCTACGGCAGCCTAGACGCGATCACCTCGTTCGGCTCGCTGGCGTTCATGAGCGTGTTCGGCGCGATGTGCGCGCTGGCAGTCAGCGAGCGCGACCACGAGTCGGTGCACCCGCTCCCACCCGCCGTGGGCGCGGTCGGCTGTGCGGCTTTCGCGGTTCTGTTGGGGGTCCACCTGTGGAACGCCGAACGCGGGACGTTCTGGGCCGTGCTCCTGCTCGCAGTCGCCGTCCACGCCGTCGAACTCCTCTACTTCGAGCGTGAGAGCATCGTCGACGGCGTCGAACACGCCGAGGACCTGCTGGTCCCCGGCAGTGGGTGA
- a CDS encoding trimeric intracellular cation channel family protein, with the protein MNLVGLLAFAVAGALKGADADLDPFGVATLGVLTALGGGTIRDVLVGRVPAALRSTGDVLVVLAGVAVGLLVAGALSGGTGRVRDHPAFLVADAVGLAAFAASGAAVGADAGLSAFGVVVTATLTGVGGGSLSDLLLTRTPVVLREDFYATPALLGGVAYVVAGAVGVRGATATLGVALGVFVLRLVAVRREWSLPNL; encoded by the coding sequence ATGAACCTCGTCGGCCTGCTCGCGTTCGCCGTCGCGGGCGCGCTCAAGGGTGCGGACGCCGACCTCGACCCGTTCGGCGTCGCCACGCTCGGCGTCCTCACGGCGCTGGGCGGCGGCACCATCCGCGACGTACTCGTCGGTCGCGTGCCCGCGGCGCTCCGCTCGACGGGTGACGTGCTGGTGGTGCTGGCGGGCGTCGCCGTCGGCTTGCTCGTCGCGGGTGCCCTCTCCGGTGGGACCGGTCGCGTCCGCGACCACCCGGCGTTCCTCGTCGCCGACGCAGTGGGACTCGCCGCCTTCGCCGCCTCGGGTGCCGCCGTCGGCGCCGACGCCGGCCTCTCGGCGTTCGGCGTCGTCGTCACCGCGACGCTCACCGGCGTCGGCGGTGGGTCGCTGTCCGACCTGTTGCTCACCCGGACGCCGGTCGTGCTCCGGGAGGACTTCTACGCGACGCCCGCGCTCCTCGGTGGTGTCGCCTACGTCGTCGCCGGCGCGGTCGGCGTCCGCGGAGCGACCGCGACCCTGGGAGTCGCACTCGGCGTGTTCGTGCTTCGGCTGGTCGCGGTGCGGCGCGAGTGGTCGTTGCCGAACCTGTGA
- a CDS encoding SAM hydrolase/SAM-dependent halogenase family protein — MLTLASDFGSPYPAAMKGVLRSHGVADLVDVAHDLPQGDPRAAAFWLRFVLPEFPPAVHLVVVDPGVGTDRAAICVRAGDHALVGPDNGCLLPPARALTGDDEVDVFAVDGGDPRSSTFHGRDVFAPAAAAVHEAGVDRIDDLDGFTRVDDYDDYDLPSAWIETATAAGEVLVVDDFGNSVTNVPGEFLDGHVGESVVVETAAGREAVPVVETFAEVPKHDPLVTVGSHGFVECDVNQGRGDEAFDLAPGRSVTFSFEESVAATVPTF, encoded by the coding sequence ATGTTGACGCTCGCCTCCGACTTCGGCTCCCCGTACCCCGCCGCGATGAAGGGCGTCCTCCGCTCCCACGGCGTCGCCGACCTCGTCGACGTGGCCCACGACCTCCCGCAGGGCGACCCGCGGGCGGCGGCGTTCTGGCTCCGCTTCGTCCTGCCCGAGTTCCCGCCGGCGGTCCACCTCGTCGTCGTCGACCCCGGCGTCGGCACCGACCGCGCGGCGATCTGCGTCCGCGCCGGCGACCACGCGCTCGTCGGCCCGGACAACGGCTGTCTCCTCCCGCCCGCGCGGGCGCTCACCGGCGACGACGAGGTCGACGTGTTCGCCGTCGACGGCGGCGACCCGCGCTCCAGCACGTTCCACGGACGAGACGTGTTCGCCCCTGCGGCCGCCGCCGTCCACGAGGCCGGCGTCGACCGGATCGACGACCTCGACGGCTTCACCCGCGTCGACGACTACGACGACTACGACCTGCCGAGCGCGTGGATCGAGACGGCCACCGCCGCTGGCGAGGTGCTCGTCGTCGACGACTTCGGCAACAGCGTCACGAACGTCCCCGGCGAGTTCCTCGACGGCCACGTCGGCGAGTCCGTCGTCGTCGAGACCGCCGCCGGACGGGAGGCCGTGCCCGTCGTCGAGACGTTCGCCGAGGTGCCGAAACACGACCCGCTCGTCACCGTCGGCAGTCACGGCTTCGTCGAGTGTGACGTGAACCAGGGTCGCGGCGACGAGGCGTTCGACCTCGCCCCCGGCCGGTCGGTGACGTTCTCGTTCGAGGAGTCGGTCGCCGCGACCGTCCCCACCTTCTGA
- a CDS encoding nicotinamide-nucleotide adenylyltransferase — MRGFYIGRFQPYHNGHQHMVEEIAGEVDELVLGIGSAGDSHTRRNPFTAGERVMMVTKALDDLDVRTYVVPIEDLERNSVWVSHVQSMSPHFDVAYSNNPLVVRLFEEAGVEVRSSPMFKREVLEGSELRGRMIRGDGWRDLVPDEVVETIEEIDGVSRIRQVASSDANGAAGSVDTERDADADGETPDPA; from the coding sequence ATGCGGGGGTTCTACATCGGGCGGTTCCAGCCCTACCACAACGGCCACCAACACATGGTCGAGGAGATCGCGGGGGAGGTCGACGAACTCGTCCTCGGCATCGGCTCGGCCGGCGACTCACACACCCGGCGCAATCCCTTCACCGCCGGCGAGCGCGTCATGATGGTGACGAAGGCGCTCGACGACCTCGACGTGCGCACGTACGTCGTCCCCATCGAGGACCTCGAACGGAACTCGGTGTGGGTCAGCCACGTCCAGTCCATGTCGCCACACTTCGACGTGGCCTACTCGAACAACCCCCTCGTCGTCCGTCTGTTCGAGGAGGCCGGTGTCGAGGTGCGCTCCTCGCCGATGTTCAAGCGCGAGGTGCTCGAAGGGAGCGAACTCCGGGGGCGGATGATCCGCGGCGACGGTTGGCGCGACCTCGTCCCCGACGAAGTGGTCGAGACGATCGAGGAGATCGACGGCGTCTCCCGGATCCGACAGGTCGCCTCGTCGGACGCCAACGGCGCCGCCGGGAGCGTAGACACCGAGCGCGACGCGGACGCCGACGGCGAGACGCCGGACCCCGCCTGA